One window of the Lachancea thermotolerans CBS 6340 chromosome A complete sequence genome contains the following:
- a CDS encoding ribonucleotide-diphosphate reductase subunit RNR3 (highly similar to uniprot|P21524 Saccharomyces cerevisiae YER070W RNR1 Ribonucleotide-diphosphate reductase (RNR) and to YIL066C uniprot|P21672 Saccharomyces cerevisiae YIL066C RNR3 Ribonucleotide- diphosphate reductase (RNR), large subunit; the RNR complex catalyzes the rate-limiting step in dNTP synthesis and is regulated by DNA replication and DNA damage checkpoint pathways via localization of the small subunits), whose protein sequence is MFVYKRDGRREPVKFDKITARVSRLCYGLDPNHVDAVKITQRIISGVYEGVTTVELDNLAAETCAYMTTIHPDYATLAARIAISNLHKQTTKQFSQVVSDLFHYVNPKNGIHSPMISQEVFDIIQKHKDELNSAIVYDRDFQYNYFGFKTLERSYLLRINGEVAERPQHLIMRVAVGIHGDNIPKVIETYNLMSLKYFTHASPTLFNAGTPHPQMSSCFLVAMKDDSIEGIYDTLKECAMISKTAGGIGLHIHNIRSTGSYIAGTNGTSNGLIPMIRVFNNTARYVDQGGNKRPGAFALYLEPWHSDIFDFVDIRKNHGKEEIRARDLFPALWVPDLFMKRVQENGDWTLFSPSEAPGLSDVYGDEFEALYERYVQEGRGRKTIKAQKLWYAILEAQTETGTPFMLYKDACNRKSNQKNLGVIKSSNLCCEIVEYSAPDETAVCNLASLSLPAFIETSEDGQTQWYNFDKLHEIAKVVTHNLNQVIDRNYYPVESARNSNMRHRPVALGVQGLADAFMILRIPFDSQEAKELNIQIFETIYHAALERSNELAVEHGPYETFEGSPASQGILQFDMWDKKPTDLWDWETLKAKIVKTGLRNSLLLAPMPTASTSQILGNNECFEPYTSNMYSRRVLSGEFQIVNPYLLRDLVDLGIWNDAMKSHIISDNGSIQNLPNIPQKLKDLYKTVWELSQKTIIEMAADRACYIDQSQSLNVHIRAPTMGKLTSMHFYGWKKGLKTGMYYLRTQAASAAIQFTIDKSVASMAGDKEADLQNLHRPLYVPRKMNFSEGAAKDKGIEALRETRESSPSPSVDSSLANSVASLKIEEAKPVTPPATTTDVAAEAKSEATQPENEEFDIYNSKVIACAIDNPGACEMCSG, encoded by the coding sequence ATGTTCGTGTATAAGAGAGATGGCCGTCGAGAGCCGGTCAAGTTCGACAAAATCACCGCGCGTGTATCCAGGTTATGCTACGGCCTGGACCCCAACCATGTGGACGCTGTGAAAATCACTCAGCGTATTATCTCTGGTGTCTACGAGGGTGTGACGACTGTGGAGCTGGATAACCTGGCCGCGGAGACATGCGCGTACATGACCACCATCCACCCAGACTACGCGACCCTGGCAGCTAGAATCGCTATTTCCAACTTGCACAAGCAAACCACCAAGCAATTCTCGCAGGTGGTAAGTGATCTGTTCCATTACGTCAACCCCAAGAACGGCATTCACTCGCCAATGATCTCTCAGGAGGTCTTCGACATAATCCAAAAGCACAAGGACGAACTCAACTCTGCCATTGTTTACGACCGTGACTTCCAGTACAATTACTTTGGTTTCAAGACATTGGAGCGCTCCTATTTGCTGAGAATCAACGGCGAAGTGGCCGAGAGACCTCAGCATCTGATCATGCGTGTTGCCGTCGGCATCCACGGAGACAACATCCCAAAGGTGATCGAGACCTACAACCTGATGTCATTGAAGTATTTCACTCATGCTTCCCCAACTCTTTTCAACGCTGGTACTCCTCACCCCCAGATGTCTTCTTGTTTCCTGGTGGCGATGAAGGATGACTCCATCGAAGGTATTTACGACACTCTAAAGGAGTGTGCAATGATCTCCAAGACTGCTGGCGGTATCGGGTTGCACATCCACAACATTCGTTCCACAGGTTCTTACATTGCCGGCACAAACGGTACCTCTAACGGATTGATCCCCATGATCCGTGTGTTTAACAACACTGCACGTTACGTGGACCAAGGTGGTAATAAGAGACCGGGTGCTTTTGCCTTGTACTTGGAGCCTTGGCACTCAGACATTTTCGACTTTGTTGACATCCGGAAGAACCATGGTAAAGAAGAAATTCGTGCTAGAGATTTATTCCCAGCACTGTGGGTACCAGACCTGTTCATGAAGAGAGTTCAGGAGAACGGCGACTGGACCCTATTTTCCCCAAGTGAAGCCCCCGGCTTGTCCGATGTTTATGGTGACGAGTTTGAAGCGCTGTACGAACGTTACGTTCAGGAAGGTCGCGGCAGAAAGACTATCAAGGCCCAGAAACTGTGGTATGCTATTTTGGAAGCCCAGACAGAAACCGGTACGCCTTTCATGCTGTACAAGGACGCTTGTAACAGAAAGTCCAACCAGAAGAACTTGGGTGTTATCAAGTCCTCTAACTTGTGCTGCGAAATCGTCGAGTACTCCGCTCCAGATGAGACAGCTGTTTGTAACTTGGCTTCCCTTTCGCTTCCTGCGTTCATCGAAACTTCCGAAGACGGTCAGACTCAATGGTACAACTTTGACAAACTGCATGAGATTGCTAAAGTTGTGACACACAACCTGAATCAGGTTATTGACCGCAACTACTATCCAGTTGAAAGTGCCAGAAACTCTAACATGAGACACAGACCAGTCGCTTTGGGTGTACAAGGTTTGGCCGATGCATTTATGATCTTGCGTATCCCATTCGattctcaagaagcaaagGAGCTCAACATCCAAATTTTCGAGACTATCTACCATGCTGCCCTGGAGCGCTCCAATGAATTGGCGGTCGAGCATGGACCATATGAGACTTTCGAAGGCTCTCCTGCTTCCCAAGGTATCTTGCAGTTCGATATGTGGGACAAGAAGCCAACCGACCTATGGGACTGGgaaactttgaaagctaAGATTGTTAAGACCGGTTTAAGAAATTCTCTGTTATTGGCTCCAATGCCTACTGCATCCACTTCCCAAATTCTGGGAAACAACGAGTGTTTCGAGCCATACACCTCTAACATGTACTCTCGTCGTGTTCTTTCAGGTGAGTTCCAGATCGTCAATCCTTACCTGTTGCGTGATCTGGTCGACCTTGGTATTTGGAACGACGCAATGAAGTCCCACATCATTTCTGACAATGGTTCCATCCAAAACTTGCCAAACATCCCACAGAAGCTGAAGGACCTATACAAGACCGTCTGGGAGCTATCCCAAAAAACTATCATCGAGATGGCTGCTGACCGTGCTTGCTATATCGACCAGTCGCAATCCTTGAACGTGCACATTCGTGCTCCTACGATGGGTAAACTGACTAGTATGCACTTTTACGGTTGGAAGAAGGGTTTGAAGACGGGTATGTACTACTTGAGAACCCAAGCTGCTTCTGCCGCTATCCAGTTCACCATCGATAAGTCCGTTGCTTCCATGGCGGGCGACAAAGAGGCtgatcttcaaaacttgcatAGGCCACTCTACGTTCCCCGCAAAATGAACTTTAGCGAGGGCGCAGCTAAAGATAAGGGAATTGAGGCTCTCAGGGAAACCAGAGAGTCTTCTCCCTCGCCTTCCGTCGACTCATCTTTGGCTAACAGCGTTGCCTCTCTTAAAATTGAGGAGGCTAAACCTGTGACGCCCCCAGCTACTACAACAGACGTCGCTGCTGAAGCCAAGTCTGAGGCTACACAGCCAGAAAACGAGGAATTTGACATTTACAACTCCAAAGTTATAGCATGTGCCATCGATAACCCTGGCGCTTGCGAAATGTGCTCTGGTTAG
- a CDS encoding uncharacterized protein (similar to uniprot|P40514 Saccharomyces cerevisiae YIL067C Hypothetical ORF) translates to MDRQGIGLTDSEEHTRQGNARECCPRDEILSSSGTAIDGSSADVYEMHSMEDIDNQGHSKDSNEREEWVYLEDSNIVTRFFKRLWNGPRVAKDMRPTFPDRWEFTRRIDSFPEAVFRKRFPRLSVRLCILVVYCCLWSAIIFAFMHYYFGSPPTYYRSNGEKVPIKTISCSSTLFWKGKNNKCGLGAAACKPFDNEEVYVRCPALCDRGGWTYSAINVGDRRVKHTGFEIGGGELHEGELLSYPYRADSFACGAAVHAGVVSPFVGGCARVSMEGAQSSFESKKGRYGTDPSVKFDSFFPSSFSFRQLIEGYSSRCYDPRIPVLIINIVLGLPIFYLYEGIYGYWIITIVGYWTLVLFLDPPIIVDPYSPETAFELLSVGFQRLLPLGFVLYVLWKCSVKRTLTDGSPLVKVLCWFPTFWLGVMNVVTFDRLPVDRLIISDLKEQAGAMTAVGSIITLIVVCAVIQAYSLWKSGRFRKYLVIYCLFISALATLGMLPGLSLRIHHYILGILLVPGCATRGASAYLFQGILIGLVLSGVSRWDFASIVETKVALLRGEAGGSWKPPTMNYNEEHPTKISWQVENSTTQSFDVLDAYSLLINDIEQYVGQNTTIDLEKIIQEDGFLSEYVNSTVSSKGSVKLYLRVARASLKAPRKSHGDYTNAAVLEWPQGIYHGPLPGVS, encoded by the coding sequence ATGGATAGGCAGGGCATTGGATTGACTGACTCCGAGGAGCACACACGACAGGGGAATGCCAGAGAATGCTGTCCAAGAGATGAGATTTTAAGCAGCAGTGGGACAGCAATAGATGGCAGCTCGGCCGACGTATATGAGATGCATTCAATGGAAGACATTGATAATCAAGGGCACTCGAAAGACTCCAATGAGAGAGAGGAGTGGGTGTACTTAGAGGATTCCAATATCGTCACTagatttttcaagaggctGTGGAACGGTCCAAGGGTTGCAAAAGACATGCGGCCGACGTTTCCCGATAGATGGGAATTTACTCGGAGAATCGACTCCTTCCCTGAGGCAGTCTTTAGAAAGCGATTCCCAAGGCTAAGCGTTCGTTTGTGCATTCTGGTAGTATACTGCTGCCTCTGGAGCGCTATTATCTTTGCCTTTATGCACTACTATTTCGGGAGTCCTCCAACATACTACCGTAGCAATGGTGAAAAAGTACCCATAAAGACAATATCATGTTCTTCAACATTGTTTTGGAAGGGCAAAAATAACAAGTGCGGCCTAGGAGCCGCAGCCTGCAAACCTTTTGATAACGAAGAAGTTTACGTACGTTGTCCAGCTTTATGTGATCGAGGCGGATGGACGTATTCTGCTATCAACGTCGGGGACAGAAGAGTTAAACACACAGGATTCGAAATCGGTGGAGGTGAGCTTCATGAGGGAGAATTGTTATCATATCCTTACAGAGCAGACTCATTCGCGTGCGGCGCCGCAGTGCATGCAGGAGTTGTCTCCCCCTTCGTTGGTGGATGTGCAAGGGTTAGCATGGAAGGCGCTCAATCATCGTTTGAGTCAAAAAAAGGCAGATATGGCACAGATCCTTCGGTCAAGTTTGACTCTTTCTTTCCTTCGTCATTCAGCTTCAGGCAGTTGATAGAAGGATACAGTTCTAGGTGTTACGATCCTAGAATTCCTGTTTTAATTATCAATATCGTGCTCGGTTTACCCATTTTCTACTTGTACGAAGGAATTTATGGATACTGGATAATAACAATTGTTGGGTACTGGACTCTAGTGTTGTTTCTAGATCCTCCGATAATTGTTGATCCATATTCTCCAGAAACGGCGTTCGAGTTACTGAGCGTTGGCTTCCAGCGACTATTACCCTTGGGTTTTGTACTTTATGTTCTGTGGAAGTGTTCAGTGAAAAGAACCTTGACTGATGGCTCGCCCCTAGTAAAGGTATTATGTTGGTTTCCTACGTTCTGGCTAGGTGTGATGAATGTCGTTACTTTCGACAGACTACCAGTTGATAGATTAATTATAAGCGACCTCAAGGAACAGGCGGGTGCAATGACTGCAGTAGGCTCAATTATTACCTTGATTGTTGTTTGTGCAGTAATACAAGCATATTCTTTGTGGAAATCTGGCAGGTTCAGAAAATATCTGGTGATTTACTGTCTTTTTATTAGTGCGCTTGCAACATTGGGCATGCTTCCCGGCCTGTCCCTGAGGATCCATCATTATATCCTAGGTATTTTGCTTGTGCCAGGTTGCGCAACCAGAGGAGCCTCCGCATACCTTTTCCAAGGCATTTTGATTGGGCTTGTGCTTTCGGGCGTGAGCAGGTGGGATTTTGCAAGCATTGTCGAAACAAAAGTGGCTTTGTTGAGAGGGGAAGCAGGCGGTTCATGGAAGCCTCCGACAATGAACTATAATGAAGAGCACCCAACTAAAATTTCGTGGCAGGTCGAAAACTCCACAACTCAATCGTTTGATGTGCTTGATGCATATTCTTTACTTATAAATGATATTGAGCAATACGTCGGGCAAAACACTACTATCGACCTGGAGAAGATTATCCAGGAGGATGGCTTCCTCTCTGAATATGTGAACTCTACcgtttcttcaaaaggatCTGTAAAATTGTATCTGAGAGTCGCGAGAGCTTCATTGAAGGCACCCAGGAAATCCCATGGTGACTATACCAATGCTGCAGTATTAGAGTGGCCACAAGGTATCTATCATGGCCCTTTGCCGGGTGTTTCTTGA
- the SEC6 gene encoding SNARE-binding exocyst subunit SEC6 (similar to uniprot|P32844 Saccharomyces cerevisiae YIL068C SEC6 Essential 88kDa subunit of the exocyst complex (Sec3p Sec5p Sec6p Sec8p Sec10p Sec15p Exo70p and Exo84p) which has the essential function of mediating polarized targeting of secretory vesicles to active sites of exocytosis) — protein sequence MADYALQRVSELIKDEPSIDRIRELVNQITKEKSTIDYQLNKDSKKSLNDVTSSLDRMHLARKNVRMLKDRLREVSTLSQENQSSIERYEVINEATAIHELIEKTTSMYNKIIGFNDLLTRLSEMMDNELAQDALQSGIPNLLQIHYLLTMARDFHDQSLILAQTSTEDVQRTMQRVFQRLPELIQKFDRLLESLIFDIVEAVRTENQSLLIRLFKIIDLEDREDIKIEATRRIIESKEREQDARKIRKLPSTYGITGSRDEAPVTQYPSPAALAQEITNGTIQTRLQPRGYKKFLFDKIKSSIQDVFQEVRREYSGEKRFEVLNNLDWVFNELLVVKDHVSNLCPAHWQLFDKFYELYYHELNKLITELVNAEPETLIILDILDFDKTFQSTLRKDFGFSKDQAKSVIGEKEKETLLSDYLNLIVTKSNEWFGNLESAEMKIFVERTTPPHTDSEGLLFLDGTKTCFQMFSQQVEVAAGSGQAKILVGVVDKLCELLAARQKNWMDIISVEVKKSVEYNHKVEEDPESVTPEEESSGGLVEYLIAVANDQMKAADYAVAISQKYGSIVSKVHEKSITNNIERTLDGFAEVAKCSSTGLIKLMFDDLRKPYTQVFGKNWYTGNQAQQIADTLYEYLGDIRAQMNPFVYSTLAESVIEETILKFVECLKYEHSFKSKHNKFLECMKRDFEVFYKLFVQFVPEEEREIIDDKFKLMEFFMDFSCGPVNGIIEVWTQCLEMYWDCPASFLSAILKCRKDVDSSTLKSTVATAQRIASSPQRANQLRAVDLQPTFISRFKIA from the coding sequence ATGGCTGACTACGCTCTCCAGAGGGTTTCTGAACTCATCAAAGATGAACCTAGCATTGATAGAATACGTGAGCTTGTGAATCAAATAACCAAGGAGAAGTCCACGATTGACTACCAACTGAATAAAgattcaaagaaaagcttgaatGATGTCACTTCAAGTTTAGATAGGATGCACCTCGCTCGCAAAAACGTGCGTATGTTGAAGGATAGATTAAGAGAAGTAAGCACTCTCAGTCAGGAAAACCAGTCATCCATCGAGCGTTATGAGGTAATAAACGAAGCCACCGCAATACATGAATTGATCGAGAAGACTACATCAATGTACAACAAAATCATTGGGTTCAATGATCTTCTAACGCGTTTAAGTGAAATGATGGACAATGAGCTCGCACAAGATGCATTACAGAGTGGCATACCAAATCTACTTCAAATCCACTACCTGTTAACTATGGCGCGAGACTTCCATGATCAATCACTTATCCTGGCTCAGACCTCTACTGAAGATGTCCAGAGAACAATGCAACGTGTTTTTCAGCGACTCCCCGAATTGATCCAAAAGTTCGACAGGCTTTTAGAGTCGCTGATCTTTGACATTGTAGAAGCAGTCAGAACGGAAAACCAATCGCTCCTTATCcgtctcttcaaaatcattgatTTGGAAGACAGGGAAGACATTAAAATCGAAGCCACTCGCAGGATCATCGAGTCTAAGGAGAGGGAACAAGATGCTAGAAAAATCAGAAAATTACCAAGCACATATGGAATTACTGGAAGTCGTGATGAGGCCCCTGTTACTCAGTACCCAAGTCCGGCCGCTCTCGCCCAGGAAATTACGAATGGAACAATTCAAACTCGGCTGCAACCCCGCGGTTATAAAAAGTTTCTTTTCGACAAAATAAAAAGCTCCATCCAGGACGTATTTCAGGAAGTAAGGAGAGAATACAGCGGGGAGAAAAGATTCGAAGTACTGAACAACCTGGACTGGGTCTTCAATGAACTGCTGGTGGTGAAGGACCATGTATCAAACCTGTGCCCGGCGCACTGGCAACTGTTCGACAAATTTTATGAGCTTTACTACCATGAGCTAAACAAACTTATTACCGAGCTGGTCAATGCTGAGCCAGAGACACTGATCATTTTAGACATCCTAGACTTCGACAAAACCTTTCAAAGTACACTAAGAAAGGACTTTGGGTTCTCAAAGGATCAAGCCAAAAGTGTTATTggtgaaaaagagaaagaaacaTTACTAAGCGACTACTTGAATTTGATCGTGACCAAGTCAAACGAGTGGTTCGGGAACCTCGAAAGTGCAGAAATGAAGATCTTTGTCGAAAGGACAACTCCTCCTCACACAGACTCCGAAGGTCTTTTATTCCTGGATGGcacaaaaacttgtttcCAGATGTTTTCACAGCAAGTGGAAGTCGCTGCTGGTTCCGGGCAAGCCAAAATCCTTGTAGGTGTTGTTGATAAATTATGCGAGCTATTAGCTGCAAGACAAAAGAATTGGATGGACATTATTTCAGTGgaagtcaaaaaaagtGTAGAATACAATCATAAAGTTGAAGAGGATCCTGAAAGTGTCACACCAGAAGAGGAAAGTTCTGGCGGTTTAGTGGAATACTTGATCGCGGTGGCCAACGATCAGATGAAGGCTGCCGACTACGCAGTTGCCATCTCTCAGAAGTATGGTTCCATAGTGTCAAAGGTTCACGAAAAATCTATCACAAACAATATCGAACGTACCCTGGATGGCTTTGCTGAGGTTGCAAAGTGCAGTAGCACGGGGTTGATTAAACTAATGTTTGACGATCTGAGAAAGCCTTATACCCAGGTTTTCGGGAAAAATTGGTACACTGGGAACCAAGCGCAGCAGATTGCAGATACATTGTATGAGTACTTGGGAGACATACGAGCCCAGATGAACCCTTTCGTTTATTCTACATTAGCTGAGAGCGTGATTGAAGAGACAATTCTGAAATTTGTGGAATGTCTCAAGTACGAAcattccttcaaaagcaagcATAACAAGTTTTTAGAATGCATGAAACGAGACTTCGAAGTGTTCTATAAACTGTTTGTCCAGTTCGTGCCTGAGGAAGAGAGAGAGATTATTGACGACAAGTTTAAACTCATGGAGTTTTTCATGGACTTTAGCTGTGGACCGGTTAACGGCATTATCGAGGTATGGACGCAGTGTCTCGAAATGTACTGGGACTGCCCCGCTTCCTTTCTGTCTGCCATCCTGAAATGCAGAAAGGACGTGGATTCTTCGACATTGAAAAGTACAGTTGCCACGGCACAGAGGATAGCTTCTAGCCCCCAAAGAGCTAACCAGTTAAGGGCTGTGGACCTGCAACCTACTTTCATCAGCCGTTTCAAAATCGCATAA
- the TDA2 gene encoding Tda2p (weakly similar to uniprot|P40045 Saccharomyces cerevisiae YER071C Protein of unknown): MLTTCSLKPLIQQSQLSPEQLKESFLSSFMPALEVNSVPSSSEFPVAPEKLASIIETSARDASSDDLGACTESILVELSKASSAHKFVVSLTKVAFSDSEDFNLSIDSSIGGSWNKTKDGGYSHSVETEAGARLLATVVWVSK; this comes from the coding sequence ATGTTAACTACTTGTTCGCTCAAACCACTGATACAACAATCCCAGTTGTCGCCTGAACAGCTCAaggaaagcttcttgtcctCATTCATGCCAGCCCTCGAGGTCAATTCAGTACCCTCTTCTTCGGAGTTTCCGGTTGCTCCCGAAAAACTGGCGTCTATAATCGAGACCAGTGCCAGAGATGCGTCGTCCGATGACTTAGGGGCATGTACCGAATCGATACTTGTAGAGCTCAGTAAGGCTTCATCGGCACACAAGTTTGTGGTGTCGCTCACAAAAGTGGCTTTTTCGGACAGCGAGGATTTCAATCTCAGTATAGATTCCAGTATCGGTGGATCCTGgaacaaaacaaaagacGGAGGATACTCCCACAGCGTGGAAACAGAGGCAGGGGCCCGGCTGCTAGCGACGGTGGTTTGGGTTTCTAAGTAA
- the VTC1 gene encoding Vtc1p (highly similar to uniprot|P40046 Saccharomyces cerevisiae YER072W VTC1 Protein involved in vacuolar maintenance): MSSAPLLQKAPGKKIALPTRVEPKVFFANERTFLSWLNFTVMLGGLGIGLLNFGDKVGRISAGLFTLVAMATMVYALVTYHWRASAIRRRGSGPYDDRLGPTLLCFFLLIAVVVNFLLRMKYQ, encoded by the coding sequence ATGTCTTCCGCGCCACTGCTGCAGAAAGCGCCAGGCAAGAAAATTGCACTGCCCACTAGAGTGGAGCCCAAGGTCTTCTTCGCAAATGAGCGTACATTTTTGTCGTGGTTGAACTTCACAGTCATGCTCGGTGGCCTGGGTATCGGGTTGCTGAACTTTGGTGACAAGGTTGGCCGCATCAGCGCCGGACTGTTCACACTGGTGGCCATGGCCACGATGGTGTACGCGCTGGTGACATACCACTGGAGAGCCTCGGCTATCAGGCGCAGAGGATCCGGGCCCTACGACGACCGTCTGGGCCCCACCCTGCTGTGTTTCTTCCTGTTGATCGCCGTGGTGgtgaactttttgttgagaatgAAGTACCAGTAA
- the ALD5 gene encoding aldehyde dehydrogenase (NAD(P)(+)) ALD5 (highly similar to uniprot|P40047 Saccharomyces cerevisiae YER073W ALD5 Mitochondrial aldehyde dehydrogenase that is activated by K and utilizes NADP as the preferred coenzyme), with protein sequence MLVSRTFSRSVASRLVLRSYSQLPLRVPITLPSGVTYDQPTGLFINGEFVPSRQHKTFEVLNPSTEQEIAHVYEAREDDVDVAVAAAKAAFENKWGTADPEFRSRCLYKLADLVDKHAEVLAGIESLDNGKSLLCSRGDVDLVAKYLRSCAGWADKIFGRTIDTGSTHFSYTRREPLGVCAQIIPWNFPLLMWSWKLGPALATGNTVVLKPAEATPLSALYACQLVQEAGIPAGVVNILPGFGKLLGDRLCTHKDVKKIAFTGSTATGRHIMRSAANTIKKVTLELGGKSPNIVFGDADLDKAVRTIAFGIFYNSGEVCCAGSRVYVQDTVYEEVLEKFKNYAESLKVGDPFQEGVFQGAQTSQMQIDKILDYVQIGTGEGARVVAGGERLGDKGYFIKPTIFADVTEDMRIVKEEIFGPVVTVSKFSTVDEVIEMANDSEYGLAAGIHTKDINKAMDVSNRVKAGTVWINTYNSFHQSVPFGGFGQSGIGREMGAEALDNYTQVKAVRMAIDPAER encoded by the coding sequence ATGCTAGtatcaagaactttttcaagaagcgtCGCTTCGAGACTCGTGCTACGCAGCTATTCGCAGTTGCCTCTCAGAGTGCCCATCACACTGCCCTCGGGGGTGACTTACGACCAGCCAACCGGGCTGTTCATCAACGGCGAGTTCGTTCCCTCGCGCCAGCACAAGACCTTTGAGGTCCTCAACCCTTCCACGGAGCAGGAGATTGCACACGTGTACGAGGCGCGTGAGGACGACGTGGACGTCGCAGTCGCTGCTGCCAAGGCGGCTTTCGAGAACAAGTGGGGCACTGCGGACCCAGAGTTCCGCTCTAGATGTCTTTACAAGCTGGCTGACCTTGTCGACAAGCACGCGGAGGTGCTAGCCGGCATCGAGTCGCTCGACAATGGTAAGTCGTTGCTCTGCTCGCGTGGTGACGTGGACTTGGTGGCCAAGTACCTCAGATCCTGCGCCGGCTGGGCCGACAAAATCTTCGGCCGTACCATCGACACTGGTTCTACACACTTTTCGTACACGCGCCGCGAGCCTCTCGGTGTGTGCGCACAGATTATCCCATGGAACTTCCCTCTGCTCATGTGGTCCTGGAAACTAGGCCCAGCGCTGGCCACCGGTAACACCGTTGTCCTGAAGCCCGCTGAGGCCACTCCTCTCTCTGCCCTTTACGCTTGTCAATTGGTCCAGGAAGCTGGTATCCCAGCCGGTGTTGTGAACATTCTACCTGGTTTCGGAAAACTGCTCGGAGACAGGCTATGCACACACAAGGACGTCAAGAAAATCGCATTCACAGGTTCTACTGCTACCGGCCGCCACATCATGCGCAGCGCAGCCAACACTATCAAGAAGGTTACTTTGGAGTTGGGAGGCAAGTCCCCTAACATTGTTTTCGGAGACGCCGACCTTGACAAGGCCGTGCGCACCATCGCCTTTGGTATCTTCTACAACTCCGGTGAAGTTTGCTGCGCCGGTTCCCGTGTTTATGTCCAGGACACCGTTTACGAGGAGGTTTtggagaagttcaagaactacGCCGAGTCCCTGAAGGTCGGCGACCCATTCCAGGAGGGCGTCTTCCAGGGTGCCCAGACCTCGCAAATGCAAATTGACAAGATTCTCGACTACGTGCAGATCGGTACTGGCGAAGGTGCTCGTGTAGTTGCTGGCGGCGAGCGTCTCGGCGACAAGGGCTACTTCATCAAGCCTACTATTTTTGCCGATGTCACGGAAGACATGCGCATTGTCAAGGAGGAGATCTTTGGCCCTGTCGTCACTGTCTCGAAGTTCTCTACCGTGGACGAGGTCATCGAAATGGCCAACGACAGCGAGTACGGCTTGGCTGCAGGCATCCACACCAAGGACATCAACAAGGCCATGGACGTCTCTAACCGTGTCAAGGCCGGTACTGTCTGGATCAACACCTACAACAGTTTCCACCAGAGCGTGCCATTCGGCGGATTTGGCCAGAGTGGTATCGGTCGTGAGATGGGTGCTGAGGCCTTGGACAACTACACCCAGGTCAAGGCTGTCAGAATGGCCATCGACCCAGCTGAGCGCTAA
- a CDS encoding 40S ribosomal protein eS24 (highly similar to uniprot|P26782 Saccharomyces cerevisiae YIL069C RPS24B and highly similar to uniprot|P26782 Saccharomyces cerevisiae YER074W RPS24A proteins component of the small (40S) ribosomal subunit) has translation MSDAITIRTRKVITNPLLARKQFVVDVLHPNRANVAKDELREKLAEAYKAEKDAVSVFGFRTQFGGGKSVGFGLIYNSVADAKKFEPTYRLVRYGLAEKVEKASRQQRKQKKNRDKKVFGTGKRLAKKVARRNAD, from the exons ATG TCTGACGCTATCACTATCCGCACCAGAAAGGTCATCACTAACCCATTGTTGGCTAGAAAGCAATTTGTCGTCGACGTCTTGCACCCAAACAGAGCCAACGTCGCCAAGGATGAATTGCGTGAGAAGCTGGCCGAGGCCTACAAGGCCGAGAAGGACGCTGTCTCTGTCTTTGGCTTCAGAACCCAGTTCGGTGGTGGTAAGTCTGTTGGTTTCGGTCTAATCTACAACTCTGTTGCCGACGCCAAGAAGTTCGAGCCAACCTACAGATTGGTCAGATACGGTTTGGCTGAGAAGGTTGAGAAGGCTTCCAGACAACAAAgaaagcagaagaagaacagaGACAAGAAGGTCTTCGGCACTGGTAAGAGATTGGCCAAGAAGGTTGCTCGTCGTAACGCCGACTAA